In a single window of the Argopecten irradians isolate NY unplaced genomic scaffold, Ai_NY scaffold_1100, whole genome shotgun sequence genome:
- the LOC138313949 gene encoding trichohyalin-like: protein MNFQNSQHLVDFMFSYYRSANISMNSHCQFEIQPVTISKQTSGRKSLLDKYFDFQNDKALLKEEQSSAKRKMYMKHYMQKRRECSSFRERQNRCCVESKQKARENLEYKLKDRENNHKRIKKARQCEEFRESELKAKQRSREEIETKQKERKNTLKAMTKARQNKEFRESELKAKQRSREEIETKQKERKSTLKAMTKARQNKEFRESELKAKQRSREEIETKQKERKNTLKAKTKARQNKEFRESELKAKQRSREEIETKQKERKNTLKAMTKARQNKEFRESELKAKQRSREQIETKQKERKSTLKAMTKARQNKEFRESELKAKQRSREQIETKQKERKSTLKAMTKARQNKEFRESELKAKQRSREEVETKQKERKSTLKAKIKARQRKEYCDLEIEMKRLLRKNPLQLEKERLKKQENRKVHRQMERCRDKLSKATKRKTFALVDHERLLNKKRHIGCTIDESIVKFHARVANGPIYACSCCHQTWFRKSVVQLDKAHITLESRQLCTDLTSVDGKQWLCSTCLASLKEEKVPKLSVKNGMLWPKKPEVLNLHPLEERLISQRIPFMQIRELPRGGQLSAKGNIVNVPVDIQPTINALPRQVDEKHVTIAVKLKKRLSHKSSCFLKTFAPRLCSKL from the coding sequence atgaattttcaaaattcacaacatttggtcgatttcatgttTTCATACTATCGAAGTGCAAATATCTCCATGAACAGTCACTGCCAGTTTGAAATTCAACCAGTTACAATTTCCAAACAGACTTCAGGGAGAAAATCATTGCTTGACAAATACTTTGACTTTCAAAATGATAAGGCATTATTGAAAGAGGAACAATCATCAGcaaagagaaaaatgtatatgaaaCACTATATGCAGAAAAGAAGGGAATGTTCAAGTTTTAGGGAAAGACAAAATCGCTGTTGTGTAGAGAGCAAACAAAAAGCTAGAGAAAATCTAGAATATAAATTGAAAGATCGAGAAAACAACCACAAAAGAATTAAGAAGGCTAGACAATGTGAGGAGTTTAGAGAATCTGAACTTAAAGCAAAACAGAGATCCAGAGaagaaatagaaacaaaacaaaaagaaagaaaaaacacacTTAAAGCTATGACAAAGGCCAGACAAAACAAGGAATTTAGAGAGTCTGAACTTAAAGCAAAACAGAGATCAAGAGaagaaatagaaacaaaacaaaaagaaagaaaaagcaCACTTAAAGCTATGACAAAGGCCAGACAAAACAAGGAATTTAGAGAGTCTGAACTTAAAGCAAAACAGAGATCAAGAGaagaaatagaaacaaaacaaaaagaaagaaaaaacacacTTAAAGCTAAGACAAAGGCCAGACAAAACAAGGAATTTAGAGAGTCTGAACTTAAAGCAAAACAGAGATCAAGAGaagaaatagaaacaaaacaaaaagaaagaaaaaacacacTTAAAGCTATGACAAAGGCCAGACAAAACAAGGAATTTAGAGAGTCTGAACTTAAAGCAAAACAGAGATCCAGAGaacaaatagaaacaaaacaaaaagaaagaaaaagcaCACTTAAAGCTATGACAAAGGCCAGACAAAACAAGGAATTTAGAGAGTCTGAACTTAAAGCAAAACAGAGATCAAGAGaacaaatagaaacaaaacaaaaagaaagaaaaagcaCACTTAAAGCTATGACAAAGGCCAGACAAAACAAGGAATTTAGAGAGTCTGAACTTAAAGCAAAACAGAGATCAAGAGAAGAagtagaaacaaaacaaaaagaaagaaaaagcaCACTTAAAGCCAAGATAAAGGCTAGACAACGAAAGGAATATTGTGATCTtgaaatagaaatgaaaagGCTTTTAAGGAAGAATCCTTTGCAGTTGGAAAAAGAAAGATTAAAAAAGCAAGAAAATCGGAAAGTTCACCGACAAATGGAGAGGTGTAGAGACAAACTTTCTAAAGCTACAAAAAGAAAAACGTTTGCATTGGTAGACCATGAAAGATTACTAAACAAAAAAAGACACATAGGTTGTACAATTGATGAATCGATAGTAAAGTTTCATGCTAGAGTAGCAAATGGCCCAATATATGCTTGCTCCTGTTGTCATCAAACATGGTTTCGCAAAAGTGTTGTCCAACTTGACAAAGCCCACATTACATTGGAGAGCAGACAACTATGTACTGATCTTACATCTGTTGATGGAAAACAATGGCTTTGTTCCACTTGTCTGGCATCATTAAAAGAAGAGAAGGTACCAAAATTGTCAGTAAAAAATGGGATGTTGTGGCCCAAAAAGCCCGAGGTTCTGAATTTGCATCCACTAGAAGAAAGGTTGATATCACAACGGATACCTTTTATGCAAATACGTGAACTTCCCAGAGGAGGTCAATTATCTGCGAAAGGAAATATTGTTAATGTACCTGTTGACATACAACCTACTATTAACGCACTTCCGAGGCAAGTGGATGAAAAACATGTAACAATTGCAGTGAAATTAAAGAAACGGTTATCTCACAAGTCATCATGTTTTCTGAAAACATTCGCCCCAAGGTTGTGCTCAAAGCTCTAA